In the genome of Sander vitreus isolate 19-12246 chromosome 13, sanVit1, whole genome shotgun sequence, one region contains:
- the LOC144528152 gene encoding pecanex-like protein 3 isoform X3 — MGSQALQILRQGVWASLTGGWYVDPHQSTFSNCFHLYLWIFLLAFPFLLYMALPPSLVVAGVYSAVVAVFFTAIKVVNYRLHTMFDLGEIVEKKQASLTADAAKTDERDEGSGAHDGNQHRDSHVGVEMTVFRKVNSTPPVRCSSQHSLFGLNQVSEFLPQLEDTGGTKDIKELMREQGNNNVIVRSAHREILRQRSQDTIRAPSVVQSCIAAALGGDFPRLMGVSGMTAGFGEPGDCLSIPPSPSSQEDGGEKEQFQEVEELPEQLSQQSPEDNGLGAYSPLGPSAESESLGDTPLSPLIKSSLSEELSENLLGLGLDPVAFAPGTEHPGSRSGVALAAGSTDSCFSAGGATTDRETLSTVSSYRSEKTDSTQLESPSFSQPRPADGQTSASASLIGSNIPKPSEDPAGQGGSDTDNLSDSVLLRSPSKEFSLSQGLDRTLVEGEDLSPVPCDIAQPRPLQNSSPSSSGHSEVCDLDRNVPVPPLPPPRQANSVPSGLALGLVCSEPALPISSTPFLLSDQHALQAQQVVRPKDLKLLRASGSSVGHRPGRRKAPRRRAGAGSSSFDCGSYRRHHNHRQHRDYIPVRSRLGAKAYSESLFEDSSDEDDGSDMSAGSSLGSQRRYSSDDDDDDDDDDSSSSTSCYSPDLANTGIISPLPSAAQLPTPREGDLPETAGPSHSRAAQRSSSTASAKTHARVLSMDGAGGGQSNTAALPSTLLTMPSTSTPAPRTLTISKSDLEARTMHTEGFPGTHHHRLDSLGGSWTGNQMGWRAEELVEEGAVGGALASEDGDKHDSVSSVKRTQAIRRRHNAGSNPTPPPSTMGSPPSLQDLQRARTSSHSRTRTLPSALQFASSLLLPRSGIHEASTFDDTSEGAVHYFYDESGVKRSYTFGPGGGGYEDPVQERERERERERERQSQSSSFTSTEVQEGAPVLSMLQPRPVVLQGMQFDLDHESLQESQENTLMIEEKAKPKQYYRFWVLPGKWLRVRYDRLALLALLDRNRRVGENVFAVVLASLVAFLGFLLLLQGFFRDIWVFQFCLVIASCQYSLLKSVQPDAASPMHGHNWIIVYSRPVYFCLCCVMIWIFDLSGRSGSLQPFSLYGVTFFSAHFLLFIRDMLIVFALCFPVIFLFGLLPQVNTFVMCLLEQIDMHIFGGTATTSPLSSLFSLIRSVLVAALLYGFCLGAINAPWGDAHVPVLFSVFCGLLLALSYHLSRQSSDPTILWSLVRSKLFPELENRTPEEPPVEIKDPLPEKLHNSVKEILHSDLVMCPLMAVITFAISASTVFIALQPALSLVLYILAGVVGFITHYLLPQLRKQLPWFCLAHPVLRSREYSQFEVRDAAQLMWFEKLYAWLQCVEKYFIYPAVVLNSLTTEARTVGQNHKELDIYSRALFISVAGMKLLRTSFCAPSQQYVTLCFTTLFFHFDYPHFSETFLIDYYFMSILFSKMWDLLYKLRFVLTYIAPWQITWGSAFHAFAQPFAVPHSAVLFVQAIFSAIFSTPLNPVLGSAVFVTSYTRPVKFWERDYNTKRVDHSNTRLATQLDRNPGADDNNLNSIFYEHLTRSLQHSLCGDLLLGRWGNYTTGDCFILASDYLNALVHIIEIGNGLVTFQLRGLEFRGTYCQQREVEAITEGVEEDEGCCCCEPGHLPHMLSFNAAFGQRWLAWEVAATKYVLEGYSISDNNAASMLQVFDLRKILITYYVKSIIYYVSRSSKMEEWLTNETIQEALRPCLGPNYVDSDPTFNLNIDEDYDHRASGITPSSFCMVYLDWIQYCNSRRQTPVTCERDSPLVSLCFGLCILGRRALGTASHSMSASLEPFLYGLHALFKGDFRITSPRDEWVFADMDLLNRVVAPGVRMSLKLHQDHFTSPDEYEDPMVLYDAITANEEKMLISHEGDPVWRSAILANMPSLLALRHIMDDGSDEYKIIMLNKRFLSFRVIKVNRECVRGLWAGQQQELVFLRNRNPERGSIQNAKQALRNMINSSCDQPIGYPIYVSPLTTSYAGGHSQLRSVWGGPISPHNIYTWLISSWDRLQKGCGAGCNSGGNIEDSDCGGGSTSISTNPAVHTTQSTPASSLPQPHITTVQPFMGTDNPVGPTQSWPHHPQPLPLALLSQSEGRMEAGLLTTLQRTSSIQGLLCQQLSSSQLSFSSSVAPPPLQGPERFCPASLLENSGHRAGQRAGLGQGGGLHYESHFGKWSFSGRKGFNGTAAVEGEGITVQTIRTQPTPAPLQEAILTQDPLGATQTMDPTLLTAGDPPPPPERNPQSCLYLSTCAESVLGDPE, encoded by the exons ATGGGTTCCCAAGCTCTTCAGATATTGCGGCAGGGTGTGTGGGCTTCACTCACAGGAGGCTGGTATGTGGACCCACATCAGAGCACGTTCTCCAACTGCTTCCACCTCTACCTTTGGATATTTCTCCTGGCCTTCCCCTTTCTACTGTACATG GCTCTTCCTCCCAGCTTGGTGGTTGCAGGCGTGTACTCTGCCGTAGTGGCAGTCTTTTTCACGGCCATTAAGGTGGTGAACTATCGGCTTCATACTATGTTCGACCTTGGGGAGATTGTAGAGAAGAAGCAGGCCTCGCTCACAGCCGATGCTGCAAAGACCGACGAACGAGATGAAGGTTCAGGTGCCCATGATGGGAATCAGCACAG GGATAGTCATGTTGGTGTAGAGATGACTGTGTTTCGGAAGGTCAACTCAACACCCCCGGTGCGCTGTAGCTCCCAGCACTCTCTGTTTGGATTGAATCAGGTGTCG GAGTTCTTGCCCCAGCTGGAGGATACAGGAGGCACTAAGG ATATCAAAGAGCTAATGCGGGAACAAGGAAACAATAATGTGATTGTTAGGTCAGCTCACCGGGAGATCCTACGCCAGAGGTCCCAGGACACCATTA GGGCTCCCAGTGTGGTTCAGTCCTGCATTGCTGCTGCTCTGGGAGGAGATTTCCCACGTCTCATGGGAGTATCTGGAATGACGGCTGGATTTGGAGAACCTGGAGACTGCTTGTCTATCCCCCCTTCACCCTCCAGTCAAGAAGATGGAGGGGAGAAAGAACAGTTCCAGGAAGTGGAGGAGTTACCAGAACAACTTTCTCAACAGAGTCCTGAGGACAATGGGTTGGGGGCCTATTCTCCCCTTGGCCCCTCTGCTGAATCTGAGAGCTTGGGGGATACTCCCCTTAGCCCCCTTATAAAGAGCAGCTTAAGTGAGGAGCTGAGTGAAAATCTCCTTGGTTTGGGCCTTGACCCCGTGGCTTTTGCACCTGGGACTGAGCACCCAGGCAGCCGCAGTGGGGTAGCACTAGCTGCTGGATCTACGGACAGCTGTTTCAGTGCAGGTGGAGCCACCACAGACCGTGAGACGCTAAGCACGGTTAGCAGTTACCGCAGTGAAAAAACGGATTCCACTCAGCTGGAAAGTCCTTCATTCAGCCAGCCCCGGCCTGCAGATGGACAGACTTCTGCCTCAGCATCATTGATAGGCTCCAACATCCCCAAGCCCTCAGAGGATCCAGCAGGACAGGGTGGCAGTGATACTGACAACCTGTCAGACAGTGTGCTACTGCGCTCCCCTTCCAAAGAATTCTCCCTCAGCCAGGGCCTAGACAGGACACTTGTTGAAGGAGAGGATTTGTCCCCCGTACCCTGTGATATTGCACAGCCCCGTCCTCTCCAGAACTCTTCCCCTTCAAGTAGTGGCCACTCAGAGGTTTGCGATTTAGACAGAAATGTCCCGGTTCCTCCTCTACCCCCACCTCGGCAGGCCAATTCAGTGCCCTCAGGGCTGGCCCTGGGTCTTGTGTGTTCTGAGCCTGCTTTGCCCATATCCTCTACCCCCTTTTTACTCTCTGACCAGCATGCGCTGCAAGCCCAGCAGGTTGTGCGACCTAAAGACTTAAAGCTGCTGCGGGCCAGCGGCAGTAGTGTAGGACACAGGCCAGGCCGAAGGAAAGCTCCACGAAGGCGAGCTGGAGCAGGAAGCAGTAGTTTTGACTGTGGCTCTTACAGGCGTCACCACAATCATAGACAGCACAGAGATTACATCCCTGTGCGCAGCCGACTGGGTGCCAAGGCTTACAGTGAAAGTTTGTTTGAGGATTCCAGCGACGAGGACGATGGCAGTGACATGAGCGCTGGTTCTAGCCTGGGCTCTCAGCGCAGATACAGctcagatgatgatgatgatgatgacgatgatgactCAAGTTCCTCTACCTCCTGCTATTCCCCGGACCTCGCTAACACTGGTATTATATCCCCGCTTCCCTCTGCTGCTCAACTGCCCACTCCAAGGGAAGGGGATTTACCTGAAACTGCTGGCCCCTCACATTCTCGTGCTGCTCAGCGCTCTTCTAGCACTGCTAGTGCTAAGACTCATGCAAGAGTGCTAAGTATGGATGGGGCAGGTGGAGGCCAGAGCAACACAGCGGCTTTGCCTTCTACTCTGCTTACAATgccctccacctccacccctgCACCTCGCACTCTCACCATCTCTAAGTCTGATCTGGAAGCCCGCACCATGCATACTGAAGGCTTTCCTGGAACTCATCATCATCGGCTGGATTCTCTTGGAGGCTCTTGGACTGGCAACCAGATGGGCTGGAGGGCAGAAGAGCTGGTTGAAGAGGGAGCTGTGGGAGGAG CCTTGGCTTCAGAGGATGGGGACAAACACGACTCAGTCAGCAGTGTTAAGAGGACCCAGGCCATCCGCAGGAGACACAATGCTGGGAGCAACCCTACACCGCCCCCTTCCACCATGGGATCCCCTCCCAG CCTTCAGGACCTCCAGCGGGCTCGGACCTCCTCTCATTCGCGGACCCGCACACTTCCCTCAGCCTTACAGTTTGCCTCCTCACTCCTACTGCCCCGCAGTGGCATCCACGAGGCCTCCACCTTCGACGACACATCAGAGGGGGCAGTGCACTATTTCTACGACGAGAGTG GAGTGAAGAGGTCCTACACATTTGGACCTGGTGGAGGTGGTTATGAGGATCCAGTTCA GGAAAGGGAAAGGGAACGggaaagggaaagggaaaggCAGTCCCAGTCCTCAAGCTTCACCTCCACTGAGGTCCAGGAAGGGGCCCCAGTCCTGTCCATGCTCCAGCCGAGACCTGTGGTTCTACAGGGCATGCAG TTTGATTTGGATCATGAGTCTCTACAAGAGTCCCAGGAAAACACGCTGATGATTGAGGAGAAAGCCAAACCCAAACAGTACTATCGTTTTTGGGTTCTGCCTGGAAAGTGGCTGAGGGTTCGATATGATCGACTGGCTCTTCTGGCCTTATTGGACAG GAACCGCCGTGTGGGAGAGAACGTGTTTGCTGTGGTGCTGGCCAGTCTGGTGGCCTTCCTGGGGTTCCTACTGCTGCTCCAGGGCTTTTTCAGGGACATCTGGGTTTTCCAGTTCTGCCTAGTCATTGCTAGCTGCCAGTACTCTTTACTGAAG AGTGTGCAACCAGATGCAGCTTCTCCCATGCAC GGCCATAACTGGATCATTGTGTATAGTCGGCCAGTCTACTTCTGCTTGTGCTGTGTGATGATCTGGATCTTCGATCTATCTGGACGCTCTGGCAGCCTGCAACCCTTCTCTCTCTATGGTGTCACCTTCTTCTCTGCACATTTCCTGCTCTTTATCAGGGATATGCTCATTG TGTTTGCCTTGTGTTTCCCAGTCATTTTCCTGTTTGGGTTGCTACCTCAGGTCAACACTTTTGTGATGTGCCTGCTGGAGCAGATCGACATGCACATTTTTGGTGGAACTG CTACTACCAGCCCCCTCTCATCTCTGTTCAGCCTCATACGCAGCGTGTTGGTGGCTGCTCTGCTGTATGGATTTTGCCTCGGTGCTATCAAT GCACCGTGGGGGGATGCCCATGTGCCAGTACTGTTCTCTGTGTTTTGTGGCCTACTCCTGGCCTTATCCTACCACCTCAGTCGCCAAAGCAGCGACCCCACTATCCTGTG GTCACTGGTCCGGTCTAAATTATTCCCAGAGTTGGAGAACAGGACACCAGAAGAACCCCCTGTGGAGATCAAGGACCCTCTTCCTGAGAAGCTGCATAACTCTGTG AAAGAGATTCTTCATTCAGACCTCGTCATGTGTCCCCTCATGGCTGTGATTACCTTCGCCATCAGTGCCAGCACCGTTTTCATCGCTCTTCAA CCTGCTCTTAGCTTAGTGTTGTACATCCTGGCCGGAGTTGTAGGTTTCATTACACACTATCTCCTGCCTCAGCTCCGCAAGCAGCTGCCATGGTTCTGCCTGGCTCACCCTGTGCTCCGCTCCAGAGAGTACAGTCAGTTTGAGGTCCGAG ATGCTGCTCAGTTGATGTGGTTTGAGAAGCTATATGCGTGGCTTCAGTGCGTGGAGAAATATTTCATCTATCCGGCTGTGGTGCTTAACTCCCTAACAACAGAAGCTCGAACTGTGGGCCAGAACCATAAAGAGCTGGACATCTA cAGCCGAGCTCTCTTCATTTCAGTAGCAGGCATGAAGTTGCTGCGTACGTCCTTCTGTGCCCCGTCGCAGCAGTACGTCACGCTGTGCTTCACCACACTCTTCTTCCACTTTGACTATCCACACTTCTCAGAGACCTTCCTAATCGACTACTACTTCATGTCCATTCTCTTCAGCAAG ATGTGGGATCTGCTGTACAAGCTGCGCTTTGTGTTGACTTACATTGCCCCCTGGCAGATCACCTGGGGCTCAGCCTTCCACGCCTTCGCTCAACCCTTTGCTGTGCCCC ACTCTGCTGTGCTTTTTGTTCAGGCCATCTTTTCTGCCATCTTTTCCACCCCTCTCAATCCTGTCCTGGGCAGTGCCGTGTTTGTCACCTCGTACACCAGACCTGTAAAATTCTGGGAGAGAGATTACAA CACCAAGCGCGTCGATCATTCCAACACCAGACTTGCCACTCAGTTAGACCGCAACCCAG GTGCTGATGACAACAATCTGAACTCTATTTTCTACGAGCACCTGACGCGCTCTCTGCAGCACAGCCTGTGTGGAGACCTGCTGCTCGGCCGCTGGGGCAACTACACCACAGGCGACTGCTTCATCCTCGCCTCCGACTACCTCAATGCTCTGGTGCACATCATCGAGATCGGCAACGGCCTGGTCACCTTCCAGCTGAGGGGTCTCGAGTTCAGAG GTACCTACTGCCAGCAGAGGGAGGTTGAGGCCATCACAGAGGGGGTAGAAGAGGAtgagggctgctgctgctgtgaaccTGGTCACCTTCCCCACATGTTGTCATTCAATGCTGCCTTTGGACAGCGGTGGCTGGCCTGGGAGGTGGCCGCCACCAAGTACGTACTAGAGGGCTACAGCATCAGTGACAACAATGCAGCCTCCATGTTGCAAGTATTCGACCTTCGTAAGATCCTCATCACATACTATGTCAAG AGCATCATCTACTATGTGAGTCGGTCTTCTAAGATGGAGGAGTGGCTGACTAATGAGACAATTCAGGAGGCTCTACGGCCTTGTCTCGGGCCGAACTACGTAGACAGTGaccccaccttcaacctgaacaTCGATGAGGACTACGACCACAGGGCCTCTGGCATTACCCCCTCCTCATTCTGCATGGTTTACCTAGACTGGATTCAGTATTGCAATAGCAGGCGTCAAACG CCGGTAACTTGTGAAAGAGATTCTCCACTTGTCAGCCTCTGTTTTGGGCTGTGTATCCTGGGAAGACGAGCTCTGGGCACCGCCTCCCACAGCATGTCTGCAAG CTTGGAGCCGTTTCTCTATGGCCTCCATGCACTCTTCAAGGGAGACTTTCGCATCACGTCTCCCAGGGATGAATGGGTGTTTGCAGATATGGACCTGCTGAACCGAGTTGTGGCACCAGGAGTGCGGATGTCCCTCAAGTTACATCAg GACCACTTCACATCTCCAGATGAGTATGAGGATCCTATGGTTCTGTATGACGCCATCACTGCCAATGAGGAGAAGATGTTGATATCTCACGAGGGTGACCCCGTGTGGCGCAGCGCCATTCTAGCAAACATGCCTTCACTGCTGGCACTGCGCCACATCATGGATGACGGCAGCGACGAGTACAAGATCATCATGCTTAACAAGAGGTTCCTCAGTTTCAGAGTCATCAAG GTGAACAGAGAGTGTGTGCGTGGGCTGTGGGCGGGCCAACAGCAGGAGCTGGTTTTCCTGCGCAACCGTAACCCAGAGCGTGGTAGCATTCAAAACGCCAAACAGGCCCTGAGAAATATGATTAACTCCTCATGCGACCAGCCGATCGGCTACCCCATCTACGTGTCCCCCCTCACCACCTCATACGCCGGGGGGCACAGCCAGCTCCGGTCAGTGTGGGGAGGCCCTATCAGCCCACACAACATTTACACCTGGCTCATCAGTAGCTGGGACAG GTTACAGAAAGGTTGTGGTGCTGGCTGCAACAGCGGAGGAAACATTGAGGACTCTGACTGTGGAGGCGGCTCCACCTCCATCTCCACCAACCCAGCCGTTCACACCACCCAGAGCACACCCGCCTCCAGCCTTCCCCAGCCGCACATCACCACTGTCCAGCCCTTCATGG GTACAGACAACCCTGTAGGTCCAACCCAGAGCTGGCCTCACCACCCCCAACCTCTCCCATTAGCTCTgcttagccaatcagagggcaGGATGGAGGCAGGACTGCTCACAACCCTTCAGCGGACATCCTCAATCCAGGGGCTCCTGTGCCAGCAGCTGTCCAGCTCCCAGCTTTCCTTTAGCAGCTCTgtggctcctcctcctctgcaagGCCCAGAGCGCTTCTGCCCAGCGAGCCTCCTGGAGAACTCGGGGCACAGAGCAGGCCAGCGGGCTGGCCTCGGCCAGGGCGGCGGACTACACTATGAGAGCCACTTTGGCAAGTGGAGTTTTTCAGGCAGGAAGGGCTTTAACGGAACAGCTGCAGTGGAGGGGGAAGGAATAACAGTACAGACCATACGCACACAG